The following are encoded in a window of Flavobacterium psychrotrophum genomic DNA:
- a CDS encoding thioredoxin family protein: MKKALLILFVSLVSFAAQAQELEWHTDVAKATALSEKSKKPLLLFFTGSDWCGWCMKLQKEVLKTPEFAKWAKDNVVLVELDFPRKTAQSEQLKAQNAQLNQFFQVRGYPTVWFAKGVKTAEGKISFEALGSTGYVAGGPTPWLDGANKIITKS, encoded by the coding sequence ATGAAAAAAGCATTATTAATACTGTTCGTTTCTTTAGTTTCTTTTGCCGCACAGGCTCAGGAATTAGAGTGGCACACCGATGTAGCTAAAGCTACTGCACTATCTGAAAAAAGCAAAAAACCTTTATTACTATTCTTTACCGGATCTGACTGGTGCGGGTGGTGCATGAAACTTCAAAAAGAAGTACTTAAAACCCCTGAATTTGCCAAATGGGCAAAAGATAACGTAGTGCTCGTAGAACTTGATTTCCCTCGTAAAACGGCCCAATCTGAGCAGTTAAAAGCACAAAACGCACAGCTTAACCAGTTTTTCCAGGTTAGGGGTTACCCTACTGTGTGGTTTGCTAAAGGAGTTAAAACTGCCGAAGGTAAAATTAGTTTTGAGGCACTGGGCAGTACAGGATATGTAGCAGGAGGCCCAACACCATGGTTAGATGGCGCAAACAAAATTATTACAAAGAGCTAA